The Venturia canescens isolate UGA chromosome 7, ASM1945775v1, whole genome shotgun sequence genome segment CATTGGtcgtttaagaattttttctttgcaatcattttgaaaatcattaattTCGATCAATTTTACGTAAGATCCCATGTACGGAACCTAATGTAACCCTAAAAAAATGGATGCACCATTGGTGATGCTCAAAAATAGTCATACGATTTAAGAACGATCAACGACACAATTTACAACTATATACTTGTGCTAAATCATTGATAATACAAGTATaagattcgtaattaattgcACATTGATTTATTAGAATCTTTATGCATACAAATAAATCGGTCGAGTTCGTATTGTTTTGGCGCCGTTTaacgtttggaaaaaaattcgttatcgACATCAAAGTACTTAAAGGTCAGATGGCATTCGACAATGTGTTTGGTTCCTATAAGGTTATAACGAAATTACGTTTTAAATGTTGCGTAACTCCGTACAATGTGTTCAATCAGTTTTTGTGCAAAATAGAAGACAATAGCGTTGGAAAATAGTACAATATATTTTAAGTAATTACAATCCTATCAGGAATAAACGAAATAACGAACAGGATCGACGTATTCATTGAATTGTTAAACATCTCGTAGCATCCGTTGTAGCAGATTATCTTCCTTTGTTTTCTCTGAAATCATTGAATTCGTAAGAATAATtcgaacgaaatgccagtccTGACCATGATTTCCGAAGTAAATTTAAGTTCACTGTTTACATCGTTTGTACAATattgaagaaattaaaaaaaagaaattatgtCAACAGCGATGTAAGAAGCGCCTGGATGTACGTGAATGtatatagagaaaaaaaagaaaaaataaaatgacaaatatgGTCTTTCGTggcgaaatttttaatgaatcagTCGTACTCCAAAAATgggtttttctctcctttacTCCCAGCGTTAATGGAATAAAATATTCTATAATACGATGTCACGAGGAAAATGAGGTAAAAACAACAAATGATAAGCCAATTGTCTTGTCGCTTCCATTAACGATTTCACTTGTCCAGGAAACAACTTCGAGCAAGGCCAATTTATGAGTCCGATCAGTTACTCAAAGGTATTTCTGTCTCAGATGTCTCTCGCTTTCTCATTCCTTTATATTTTCTGACAAAATCCATTTAGAGAGCATTGTTCAACTCCAAACGTGGCCTTTTACTACGTGTCCCCGTCGTCTCATCTTGTGATTCTCCGCTAACAGTGAGTAGTTCACGTTTCTTTTCTGGATTCTAAAAACAATGTTTGTATgtttacgaaataaatttttacttCGTTTGTAGTCCAAAAAAACATCAACTATACTTTGATTCTATTCTCGCATCTTAatgcatatattttttcatatttttgaattcgagaaaaaaaaatctgtacgAATGTTGAAAACTTATGAAAAGTGATATCTCGtattataaatatatgaagGAATATGCTGAGGCGCAACAACCACTccaaatttagaaaaattggtaaaaaaaaagaatttatattttttattctaacTGGGATAAGTACAAAActagaatgaaatattttttttacctttttatCCCATTGTTGATGTAGGTACCTCAAAAGTATCGTCGTCTTTTCTGTGACTATAACTATAATATAAAGTTTGAAAGAAATGCATTGGTATATGATAAAATAAGATAAtctgaaataattttaaaatattgCGTGTCTTTACTTTGTTCAGACGGATAATCTTTTGTTGGTAAGTAAACGGAAGGCCTCTTGACACATGTGCGGTTACCATTGTCTGTGTGGAAATTAGCAAAGTTGTTTTCATCGTGCGAAGGCAAACCCTTCAGGAATTCTGCGACTGACTGTGAAACATTGTGCAACAATTGTCAAATaaaatctgaatttttcaatatgcaacgaatgagaaaataaatgatcgATGAATCAATTGAGAAATCAATGTCACAGTTGTTTGAACGGAAAATTGAGCAACGTAGCAAAAAATAGTTAGTAAGATGCCTCGAGGACGTAGCTTAACGTTGAGTaaatgaaaacgtgaataagatgaaacgttttttcggTTGTATCGTTGACATGTCAAAGAAATTGGGGTTTTGTGTGATCATAACCTCTAAATGTGTGAGCACCGAAATCGTGGATTTCGCAATATTAAATCAATCGTTTTGTTACAAAATACGAACCATTATTAAGAAGTATTTATTGCGATGTCAAAGATCAATTCTATTACTATTTCACAAACACGAACTCTTGGAACACAAAGAATTATTTCAGTGTTTCAGAACTGTCGTTTCGACCTGTGTATAAACTACGAAATGTAGTGCTTATCTCCTTTCCCAGTTCCGATTGGGAGGGAGGGGAAAGTCAGCAATtgttctctcctttttttactCCCGGTAAAATAACTGTTGCGTCTTTTTCCTTCTCCGCGTAGAACACACGTGAAGTTgtcagtgaaaaaaatggaggaagaaTAAGTGCGATAGAGAAAAGCTGTTGCTGTTACGTCTGAGCTCTTTGGCTGTAGTTATTGCAGTAACACATGACAAAATACACTGATCCAAGAAGCATTGATCACAGAAAACCAATGCATGATCGACGGACTCGTTAGCTTGGACGTTTTTTTGAACCGTTTTacactgtcaaattctcactGTACATTTCAAGGATCAATTCGTTCAATTAAATTCACAACACTCAATTTTAGGGTTATATCACCATTGAATCAAgcttttattgttttcatctCAACCCCACGATACgacgaaaatcgtttttttttcgtattataCTTGAACTCGTAAAAGATATTCTAATTCATAGAAATCTACAATAATGTTTTATCGTATaggttatgattttttttaacgaaaaaaagtgtGTCAACGGTTTCAGTGAGTGTGCGATCatgagaaacgaaaattcatctATTTTTGAAGTTCACTCATCAGTGTGGCAATTCGAAAACCCCCGTGATGTCTAACCAACGAAGATGTGTGTAACGAATATCgaatcaaaatcaaaatatacTGTCTAAGAAATAATGAACGTAcacaaaaattaatgaaaacacTGCAGGAAGGTAAATGCATTatagaaaacagaaaaataaatgttaaagaaatttttattgaagcgaatgtgaaaatacgaaatcgtCACAAAGTAGCAATACAATTCGAATTATTCCAAAGCCATTATCGTTTCTCGACAGCGAACAAAGCGTTGTAGTGTTGTTGTTGCTGGGGGCTGTCTCC includes the following:
- the LOC122414038 gene encoding DET1- and DDB1-associated protein 1 is translated as MSVAEFLKGLPSHDENNFANFHTDNGNRTCVKRPSVYLPTKDYPSEQIIVTEKTTILLRYLHQQWDKKNPEKKRELLTVSGESQDETTGTRSKRPRLELNNAL